Proteins encoded in a region of the Zunongwangia endophytica genome:
- a CDS encoding 6-pyruvoyl trahydropterin synthase family protein produces MRLTVNRKAHFNAAHRLYKKEWSDQKNFDVFGKCSNPNYHGHNYELTVSVTGEIDPETGFVMDLKRLKDLIYTEVETPFDHKNLNVEVEEFKSLNPTAENIAVVIWNKLRDKLRENLDLQVTLYETPRNFVTYKGE; encoded by the coding sequence ATGAGATTAACTGTAAACAGAAAAGCTCATTTTAACGCGGCACACCGATTGTATAAAAAAGAGTGGAGCGACCAGAAGAACTTTGATGTATTTGGGAAGTGTAGTAATCCAAACTATCACGGGCATAACTACGAACTTACCGTTTCGGTAACCGGTGAAATAGATCCGGAAACTGGTTTTGTAATGGATTTAAAACGATTAAAAGATCTTATTTATACGGAAGTAGAAACTCCTTTTGATCATAAAAATCTAAATGTTGAGGTTGAAGAATTTAAAAGTTTAAATCCAACTGCTGAAAATATCGCTGTAGTGATCTGGAATAAATTAAGAGATAAGCTACGAGAAAATTTAGACCTTCAGGTAACTTTGTACGAAACGCCACGCAATTTTGTGACTTATAAAGGCGAATAA
- the idi gene encoding isopentenyl-diphosphate Delta-isomerase, translating into MGTDQVILVNEKDEQIGLMEKIEAHEKALLHRAFSVFVFNKEGKLMLQQRALTKYHTPGLWTNTCCSHQREGESNVEAGKRRLMEEMGFSTDLKDTISFIYKAPFENGLTEHEFDHILVGHFDENPKPNPDEVHAWKWVSLEEVKEDMKVNPGVYTEWFKIIFDKYYNHIS; encoded by the coding sequence ATGGGAACAGATCAAGTAATTTTAGTTAACGAGAAAGACGAGCAAATCGGCTTGATGGAAAAAATTGAAGCGCACGAAAAAGCGCTCTTACATCGGGCATTTTCGGTTTTTGTATTCAATAAAGAAGGGAAGCTTATGTTGCAACAGCGTGCATTAACCAAATACCATACACCGGGACTTTGGACAAACACCTGTTGTAGCCACCAACGTGAAGGCGAATCTAATGTAGAGGCAGGCAAACGTAGGTTGATGGAAGAAATGGGTTTTAGTACCGATCTTAAAGATACCATATCTTTTATTTATAAAGCACCTTTTGAAAACGGCTTAACCGAACATGAGTTTGATCATATTCTGGTAGGACATTTTGATGAAAATCCAAAACCTAATCCTGATGAAGTACACGCTTGGAAATGGGTAAGCCTGGAAGAGGTAAAGGAAGATATGAAGGTAAATCCCGGGGTTTATACCGAATGGTTTAAGATCATATTCGATAAATATTATAATCATATTTCGTAA
- a CDS encoding peptide chain release factor 3: MKTFQKELRRRRTFGIISHPDAGKTTLTEKLLLFGGAIQEAGAVKSNKIKKGATSDFMEIERQRGISVATSVLAFEYKDIKINILDTPGHKDFAEDTFRTLTAVDSVIVVIDVAKGVEEQTEKLVEVCRMRNIPMIVFINKMDREGKDAFELLDEIEQKLNLTVTPLSYPIGMGYDFKGIYNIWEKNVNLFTGDPRKDIEDTIEISDLSSSELDDLIGTDSADELREELELAQGVYPKFDNKAYLEGRLQPVFFGSALNNFGVRELLDCFIDIAPPPRPKESDTRIVEPAEDKFTGFVFKIHANMDPKHRDRLAFIKIVSGKFERNKNYLHVRHNKNLKFSSPNAFFAEKKEIVDTSYAGDIVGLHDTGNFKIGDTLTEGENLNYRGIPSFSPEHFRYINNADPMKSKQLEKGVDQLMDEGVAQLFTLEFNGRKVIGTVGALQFEVIQYRLEHEYGAKCTYENLNVFKATWVEAEDEKSEEFKDFKRVKSKFLAKDKQGQLVFLADSQFSLQMTQQKYPSIKFHFTSEF, encoded by the coding sequence ATGAAAACTTTTCAGAAAGAACTAAGACGCAGAAGAACCTTTGGTATTATCTCTCACCCTGATGCGGGTAAGACAACGCTTACAGAAAAACTCCTTCTTTTTGGAGGTGCTATTCAGGAGGCGGGTGCTGTAAAATCTAACAAAATCAAAAAAGGAGCAACGAGTGACTTTATGGAAATTGAACGCCAGCGTGGAATTTCTGTAGCTACTTCGGTTTTGGCATTCGAATATAAAGATATTAAGATTAATATTCTGGATACTCCCGGTCACAAAGATTTTGCTGAAGATACTTTTAGAACCTTAACAGCAGTAGATAGCGTAATTGTAGTTATCGATGTAGCAAAAGGGGTTGAGGAACAGACTGAAAAACTAGTTGAAGTTTGCCGAATGCGTAACATTCCCATGATCGTTTTTATCAATAAAATGGATCGTGAAGGTAAAGATGCTTTTGAGCTTTTAGATGAAATCGAACAAAAATTAAATCTTACCGTAACGCCACTTTCCTATCCTATTGGTATGGGGTATGATTTTAAAGGGATTTACAATATTTGGGAGAAAAATGTCAATCTTTTTACAGGAGATCCTAGAAAAGATATCGAAGATACTATCGAAATTTCAGATCTAAGTTCTTCAGAATTAGATGATCTAATTGGTACTGATTCCGCAGATGAGCTTCGTGAGGAATTAGAACTAGCACAGGGTGTTTATCCTAAGTTTGATAACAAGGCCTACCTGGAAGGCCGTTTACAACCGGTATTTTTTGGTTCAGCTTTAAATAATTTTGGAGTGCGCGAATTGCTGGATTGCTTTATCGATATTGCGCCACCACCAAGACCAAAAGAAAGTGATACTCGTATAGTAGAACCTGCCGAGGATAAATTTACAGGCTTTGTTTTTAAAATCCATGCCAATATGGATCCTAAGCATCGTGACCGCCTAGCATTTATTAAAATCGTATCTGGAAAGTTCGAAAGAAATAAAAACTACCTCCACGTTCGCCATAATAAAAACCTGAAATTTTCGAGTCCGAATGCTTTTTTTGCTGAAAAGAAAGAGATTGTAGATACTTCTTATGCCGGTGATATTGTTGGATTACATGATACCGGAAACTTTAAAATTGGTGATACTTTAACTGAAGGAGAAAACCTGAATTACCGCGGAATTCCTAGTTTCTCACCAGAGCATTTTAGGTATATTAACAATGCCGATCCTATGAAATCTAAGCAATTGGAAAAAGGCGTTGATCAATTGATGGACGAAGGTGTTGCCCAGTTATTTACGCTTGAGTTTAATGGTCGTAAAGTAATTGGTACCGTTGGTGCATTACAGTTTGAGGTTATTCAATATCGTTTGGAGCACGAATATGGTGCGAAGTGTACTTACGAAAACCTGAACGTATTTAAAGCAACCTGGGTAGAAGCTGAAGATGAAAAGAGCGAAGAGTTTAAAGACTTTAAGCGTGTAAAATCTAAATTTTTAGCGAAAGACAAACAAGGCCAGTTGGTATTTTTAGCCGACTCCCAATTTTCGCTACAGATGACGCAGCAAAAATATCCGTCTATTAAATTCCATTTTACTTCGGAATTTTAA
- a CDS encoding alanine/glycine:cation symporter family protein has protein sequence MESIDKFVADFASAVWGLPLVILLIGGGIFLLIYSKFLPFRYLGHSIDLLKGKYDDPNDPGEISHFQALATALSSTVGMGNIAGVAVAIAVGGPGAVFWLWVSAVVGMGTKFFTNTLAVMYRGKDSEGKIQGGVMYFITEGLGRNWKFLAIFFSVAGLIGALPIFNVNQLTKAINFILLEPNGIETGNVSNITIGVILTIITSVVVLGGLYRISRTVSKLVPAMVVLYFISVVAILAINFEQLPQYLSLIFTDAFAADNYQGDPLFGGLLGGLILLGIRRGAFSNEAGIGTATMAHGASKTSQPIREGLVAMLGPAIDTLIVCTLTALTILVTGVWQTSEASGVALTAKAFGDSIPGVGPYLLLICIAAFSISSLFSYSYYGTKCLSFLVGAKHKHWYNYFYIISIMLGATTEQSIILNIIDGFFALMAIPTMISTLILAPRVMKQAKLYFKKYG, from the coding sequence ATGGAAAGTATCGACAAGTTCGTCGCAGATTTTGCCTCTGCCGTATGGGGATTGCCTTTAGTGATCTTACTTATTGGTGGAGGAATTTTTTTATTGATTTATTCCAAATTTCTTCCATTTAGATATCTGGGGCATTCTATAGATCTTCTAAAGGGAAAATATGACGATCCAAATGATCCTGGAGAAATTAGTCATTTCCAGGCTTTAGCCACAGCTTTGAGTAGTACCGTTGGTATGGGAAATATCGCTGGTGTCGCTGTTGCTATTGCAGTTGGTGGTCCCGGTGCCGTTTTTTGGTTATGGGTTAGTGCTGTTGTTGGAATGGGAACTAAGTTTTTCACTAATACATTGGCGGTGATGTATCGCGGCAAAGATTCTGAAGGGAAAATTCAGGGTGGCGTAATGTATTTTATTACTGAAGGCTTAGGCCGAAATTGGAAGTTTTTAGCCATATTTTTTAGTGTAGCCGGACTGATTGGCGCACTACCTATTTTCAATGTAAATCAGCTTACAAAAGCCATTAACTTTATTCTATTAGAACCCAATGGGATTGAGACCGGTAATGTTTCTAATATTACCATTGGCGTTATTCTAACTATCATAACTTCTGTTGTGGTATTAGGTGGGTTGTATCGCATTAGTCGTACAGTTTCTAAACTTGTGCCTGCGATGGTAGTCTTATATTTTATTTCTGTAGTGGCAATTTTAGCGATAAATTTTGAACAGCTTCCGCAGTATCTTTCTTTAATTTTTACAGATGCCTTTGCAGCAGATAATTATCAGGGCGATCCGCTTTTTGGCGGACTCTTAGGCGGTTTAATTCTATTAGGAATACGAAGGGGAGCTTTTTCTAACGAAGCTGGTATTGGCACCGCTACAATGGCTCACGGTGCTAGTAAAACATCCCAGCCCATTCGCGAAGGTCTTGTTGCCATGTTAGGACCAGCAATTGATACGTTAATTGTTTGTACACTTACCGCTCTTACAATTTTGGTGACCGGAGTTTGGCAAACCAGCGAAGCAAGTGGCGTTGCTTTAACGGCAAAGGCTTTTGGAGATTCCATTCCTGGTGTCGGACCATATTTGCTTTTAATATGTATCGCAGCTTTTAGTATTTCCTCTTTATTCTCATATTCTTACTACGGAACAAAATGTCTGTCGTTTCTTGTTGGCGCGAAACACAAGCACTGGTACAATTATTTTTACATTATCAGTATTATGCTTGGTGCAACCACAGAGCAAAGTATTATACTGAATATAATTGATGGTTTCTTTGCGCTAATGGCGATACCAACCATGATTTCAACGTTGATATTAGCACCACGAGTAATGAAACAAGCTAAGTTATATTTTAAAAAATACGGATAA
- a CDS encoding Ppx/GppA phosphatase family protein: MTDQNSQSQPTKRIAAVDLGTNSFHAVLVDIYPDGSFRTVNKLKAMVSLAEKGMEDRLSREAMDRGLEALSHIKFLCDSHNVEQILAYATSAIREAKNGGDFIKEVADEVGIIVRAISGKMEAEMIGLAIKHSVVIEEEMVLMADIGGGSVEFIIGNQDEFIYYNSLKLGVARMAAAFIDSDPIEKKTIEKLEAHFKKELAEVLRLAKKHNVKTIIGSSGTMENIAEMVAKRNDITAKRTLNELSFQSESFLDLYHDFIKLDKKGRLKEKGLEEKRVDIINPGMVLLKFLIEQFSIQNIKISEGALREGMILNYIDKKKDELHLDLVASFEDPRRRSVFELLRKCNWAKEHSQHVAKFALQLFDEFQADLNLEQSDRELLEYASLMHDIGYYISHRKHHKHALYLIRYSDLLGFTEDEINIMANVARYHRKSAPKKGHKPYKKLDKKLRKRVKKLAAIIRVADGLDRSHYQNVQNLAVEHTAEKINLVITTHSDPELEIWGAMRKTALLEELTGKKVDVFPKSEN; encoded by the coding sequence ATGACCGATCAAAATTCACAATCTCAACCAACCAAAAGAATAGCAGCAGTCGATCTTGGTACGAATTCATTTCATGCAGTTTTAGTGGACATTTATCCTGATGGCAGTTTTCGCACGGTTAATAAGCTGAAAGCAATGGTCAGCCTTGCAGAGAAAGGTATGGAAGATCGATTAAGTAGAGAGGCAATGGATCGTGGATTAGAAGCCTTAAGTCATATTAAGTTTTTATGTGACAGTCATAACGTAGAACAAATTTTGGCGTATGCAACCAGCGCCATCAGAGAAGCCAAAAATGGAGGGGACTTTATTAAGGAAGTGGCAGACGAAGTAGGAATAATTGTTCGAGCCATATCTGGTAAAATGGAGGCAGAAATGATTGGTTTAGCTATTAAGCACAGTGTTGTTATCGAGGAAGAAATGGTTTTGATGGCCGACATTGGTGGCGGTAGTGTTGAATTTATTATTGGAAATCAAGATGAGTTTATCTATTACAATAGTCTGAAACTGGGAGTCGCAAGAATGGCGGCCGCTTTTATCGATTCAGATCCAATCGAAAAAAAGACTATCGAGAAATTAGAAGCACATTTTAAAAAAGAATTAGCTGAAGTATTACGTCTGGCCAAAAAGCATAATGTAAAAACCATCATTGGTTCTTCTGGTACAATGGAAAATATTGCAGAAATGGTCGCAAAGCGTAATGATATTACTGCGAAAAGAACACTTAACGAGCTAAGTTTCCAATCGGAGTCTTTTCTAGATTTATATCATGATTTTATCAAACTAGATAAAAAAGGAAGATTAAAAGAGAAGGGCTTAGAAGAAAAGAGAGTTGATATTATTAATCCCGGTATGGTTTTATTGAAATTTTTAATAGAACAATTTTCTATCCAAAATATTAAAATTTCTGAAGGAGCCTTGCGAGAGGGAATGATTTTAAATTATATCGATAAGAAGAAGGATGAGCTTCATCTAGATTTAGTGGCAAGTTTTGAAGACCCTCGGCGCCGAAGTGTTTTTGAGTTATTACGAAAATGTAATTGGGCAAAAGAGCATTCTCAACACGTCGCCAAATTTGCATTACAGCTTTTCGATGAATTTCAGGCAGATCTTAATTTAGAACAAAGCGATCGAGAACTGTTGGAATATGCAAGTTTGATGCATGATATTGGATATTATATTTCTCATAGAAAACATCATAAACATGCGCTCTATTTAATCCGATATTCCGATTTACTTGGGTTTACAGAAGATGAAATTAATATCATGGCTAATGTAGCACGTTACCACCGAAAATCCGCTCCAAAAAAAGGGCACAAACCCTATAAAAAATTAGATAAGAAATTAAGAAAGAGGGTTAAAAAACTCGCTGCTATAATTAGGGTTGCAGATGGTCTGGATAGAAGCCACTATCAAAATGTTCAGAATCTAGCGGTTGAACATACTGCGGAAAAAATCAATCTAGTTATCACTACTCACAGCGATCCAGAATTAGAAATATGGGGTGCTATGCGTAAAACTGCTTTATTGGAAGAGTTAACCGGAAAGAAAGTAGATGTATTTCCCAAATCTGAGAATTAA
- a CDS encoding DUF3467 domain-containing protein, with the protein MSEEKKPKQGQINIELDEAVAEGTYSNLAIINHSVSEFVVDFVNIMPGKPKSKVKSRIILTPQHAKRFLKALADNVERFEKQHGEIKDYEKTPIPMNFGPTGQA; encoded by the coding sequence ATGAGTGAAGAAAAGAAGCCAAAACAGGGACAAATTAATATTGAACTGGATGAAGCAGTTGCAGAGGGAACCTATTCTAACCTTGCGATTATAAACCATTCGGTTTCAGAATTTGTTGTGGATTTTGTAAATATCATGCCTGGTAAACCGAAAAGCAAAGTAAAAAGCAGAATTATACTTACGCCACAGCACGCTAAACGATTTTTAAAAGCTTTAGCTGATAATGTTGAGCGTTTCGAAAAACAACATGGCGAAATAAAAGATTACGAGAAAACACCAATTCCTATGAATTTTGGTCCTACAGGACAAGCTTAA